Proteins co-encoded in one Girardinichthys multiradiatus isolate DD_20200921_A chromosome 11, DD_fGirMul_XY1, whole genome shotgun sequence genomic window:
- the LOC124876767 gene encoding odorant receptor 131-2-like — MSFINQTKLNTTLDLQRQGILGVVLFSTATTLPCCVFLFINLTMLYTLRSKEVFRDTSRYVLLFNLLFADTIQLTQSQTMFLLSSSRVTMLYLVCVGLTILTNLTLTVSIITLVIMCLERYIAVCYPFRHSVFITTKNTGVVICIIWCFGTLKDIMQLGLILKCSFYNVKQVQMLDFCGKESVFVDSASDIFNKAFTYFLFVLGGVTVTFTYTGIMVAARSASTDKASASKARRTLLLHLLQMGLTMSSTIHNSLLIVITSNLDRVPAVRLQVVLYVCVIVLPKCLSSLIYGLRDQTIRPILMLNLICQWRGSVFIPDVSANNKIRIHI, encoded by the coding sequence ATGTCCTTCATTAATCAAACGAAGTTAAACACCACCTTAGATCTGCAGCGTCAGGGCATCCTAGGGGTGGTGTTATTTTCCACTGCGACAACGCTGCCATGCtgtgtgtttcttttcattaaTCTGACTATGTTGTACACTCTGAGGAGTAAGGAGGTGTTTCGAGACACCTCTCGTTATGTTCTGTTGTTTAACCTTCTGTTTGCAGACACGATCCAGCTGACACAGAGCCAGACAATGTTTTTACTGTCTTCTTCCAGAGTAACTATGCTGTATTTGGTGTGTGTGGGTCTGACTATTCTCACCAATCTCACACTCACTGTTTCAATTATCACTCTGGTGATCATGTGCTTAGAGAGATACATCGCTGTGTGCTATCCATTCAGGCACAGCGTTTTTATCACCACCAAAAACACAGGAGTGGTTATTTGTATCATTTGGTGTTTCGGTACACTAAAAGACATTATGCAACTAGgtctaattttaaaatgttctttttataaTGTGAAGCAAGTGCAGATGCTGGACTTCTGTGGGAAAGAAAGTGTGTTTGTTGATTCAGCCtctgacatttttaacaaagcTTTCACCTATTTCCTGTTCGTGTTAGGAGGTGTAACCGTCACTTTCACCTATACTGGCATCATGGTAGCAGCTCGCTCAGCCTCCACTGACAAGGCTTCAGCCAGCAAGGCTCGAAGGACTCTGCTGCTGCATCTGCTGCAGATGGGCCTCACAatgtcctccaccatacacaaCTCACTGCTCATAGTTATCACCAGTAATCTAGACAGGGTTCCAGCTGTGCGCCTGCAGGTTGTTCTTTATGTTTGTGTTATTGTCCTTCCTAAATGTCTGAGCTCCCTTATCTACGGCCTCAGAGACCAGACCATCAGGCCCATCCTCATGTTGAACCTCATCTGTCAGTGGAGAGGCTCAGTTTTCATTCCTGATGTCTCAGCTAATAATAAAATCAGAATACATATTTAA